A window of Candidatus Saccharibacteria bacterium contains these coding sequences:
- the rfaE2 gene encoding D-glycero-beta-D-manno-heptose 1-phosphate adenylyltransferase, translating into MKRSLQDIISHFTDKKVLVIGEAMLDVYLTGAAHRVCREAPVPIVDIDQMQFVPGGAANTAVNLANLGAKVSYLTVIGNDHEGELVRDSLIKHGIDTSLVLGDSGRRTITKQRVMAGDHMLVRFDFGTTTDISPKSEQEFIRELTKQYHEVDAVIISDYGYGILTDRIIRRIKTLQAADENILVVDAKSLDKYRTVGATAAKPNYQELTTLLSITDPAPHGRRAAQLEEYRHAILNTVGARYVAATLDKEGALLFRRGRKPYRTYSKPVENNKAAGAGDTYVSALTLALAAKANIEQASDLAQAAAMVILGKSGTATCGQDELVSAMTHDNKYLPEWTELKRKVQRLKAEGRKIVFTNGCFDILHGGHVQYLQQAKARGDILVVALNSDESVARLKGPQRPVNTLVERARVMAGLGAVDIVTAFTQDTPVDLLEVVRPDIYVKGGDYKREDLVEVPVVERHGGTVEILNFLDGRSTSNVIAKIRQHS; encoded by the coding sequence ATGAAACGCAGTTTGCAGGACATCATCTCGCACTTCACCGATAAAAAGGTCCTCGTCATCGGCGAGGCCATGCTGGACGTCTACCTGACGGGTGCGGCTCACCGTGTCTGCCGCGAGGCGCCGGTGCCGATTGTCGACATCGACCAGATGCAGTTCGTGCCGGGCGGAGCTGCCAACACGGCCGTTAACCTGGCTAATTTGGGCGCCAAGGTATCGTATCTGACCGTCATCGGCAACGACCATGAGGGCGAGTTGGTGCGCGACAGTCTGATAAAGCATGGCATCGATACAAGTCTGGTCTTGGGCGACAGTGGACGGCGCACCATCACCAAGCAGCGTGTCATGGCAGGCGACCACATGCTGGTGCGGTTTGATTTTGGCACGACCACCGATATCAGCCCCAAAAGCGAGCAGGAGTTCATACGCGAGCTGACCAAACAGTACCACGAGGTCGATGCCGTCATCATTTCTGACTACGGCTACGGCATTTTGACTGACCGCATCATCCGGCGCATCAAGACGTTGCAGGCTGCCGATGAGAACATCCTGGTCGTCGATGCCAAATCGCTCGATAAGTACCGTACCGTCGGCGCCACGGCCGCCAAGCCCAACTACCAGGAGCTGACGACGCTGCTTTCCATCACTGACCCGGCTCCCCATGGCCGGAGGGCTGCGCAGCTGGAGGAATACCGGCATGCCATCCTCAATACAGTCGGTGCCCGGTATGTCGCTGCGACACTGGACAAGGAAGGCGCCCTGCTGTTCCGTCGCGGCCGCAAGCCATACCGTACGTATTCCAAACCGGTTGAGAACAATAAGGCTGCCGGCGCTGGCGACACGTATGTCAGCGCGCTGACCCTGGCACTTGCCGCCAAGGCGAACATTGAGCAGGCCAGTGATCTGGCCCAGGCGGCAGCCATGGTAATCCTTGGCAAGTCCGGCACCGCCACCTGTGGCCAGGATGAGCTTGTTTCGGCCATGACCCACGATAATAAGTATCTGCCCGAATGGACTGAGCTGAAGCGCAAGGTGCAACGGCTCAAAGCCGAGGGACGCAAAATAGTGTTCACCAATGGTTGCTTCGATATACTTCATGGCGGCCACGTACAGTATCTGCAGCAGGCCAAGGCACGGGGCGACATCCTGGTGGTCGCACTGAACAGCGACGAAAGTGTCGCCCGCCTGAAGGGGCCTCAGCGCCCGGTCAACACGCTTGTGGAACGGGCACGGGTGATGGCTGGGCTGGGTGCCGTCGATATCGTCACGGCCTTTACCCAGGACACCCCTGTCGACCTGTTGGAGGTAGTCCGGCCTGACATCTATGTAAAGGGCGGCGACTATAAGCGGGAAGACCTGGTAGAGGTGCCGGTGGTTGAGCGCCATGGTGGTACGGTTGAGATACTGAACTTCCTTGACGGCCGCTCGACCTCTAATGTCATTGCTAAGATCAGGCAACATTCTTAG
- a CDS encoding glycosyltransferase family 9 protein: protein MFEGWQHYRNILCIRPDNMGDVLMTEPALRALKEAVPGRKLTLLTSSAGAAVARLLPVVDDIITFDVPWAKHEAAWDGTAVAAMAGQLRERRYDVAVIFTAYSQNPLPAAMLCFMAGMPHALGYCRENPYGLMDCWVPDPEPLDTIRHEVDRQLALVATTGARTEDTAMHLPVPEQPGQEIRRRLQAEVPSGGRWLVLHPGVSEAKRRYPPGHYAEAMRTLVADGFTVVMTGAATEKAQVDELAQAIGTGVVNLAGQLSVSELAALLAEAPLLVANNTGPVHIAAAVGTPVVVLYAMTNPQHTPWQVPHSVLYFPVEPELRSKNRFLQTFPGAGEPAASPAAIVKAVHGLIDAPREASS from the coding sequence ATGTTCGAAGGATGGCAGCACTATCGCAACATACTCTGCATCAGGCCCGACAACATGGGCGACGTACTGATGACCGAACCGGCCCTCAGGGCTTTGAAAGAGGCCGTGCCTGGGCGCAAGCTGACACTGTTGACATCTTCGGCGGGTGCAGCAGTGGCCCGGCTGCTTCCCGTCGTCGACGATATCATTACGTTTGATGTGCCCTGGGCAAAGCACGAGGCCGCGTGGGACGGTACAGCCGTAGCAGCCATGGCCGGACAATTGCGGGAGAGGCGGTATGATGTCGCGGTCATCTTTACTGCGTATAGCCAGAACCCGCTGCCGGCAGCCATGCTGTGCTTCATGGCCGGCATGCCGCATGCGCTGGGGTATTGCCGCGAAAATCCTTACGGACTGATGGATTGCTGGGTGCCCGATCCCGAGCCACTTGATACTATCCGGCATGAAGTGGACCGGCAACTGGCCCTGGTGGCGACAACCGGTGCCAGGACGGAGGACACCGCCATGCACCTACCGGTGCCTGAGCAGCCAGGCCAGGAGATACGGCGCCGCCTGCAGGCAGAAGTGCCGTCAGGCGGCCGATGGCTGGTGCTCCATCCCGGAGTCAGTGAAGCGAAGCGACGATATCCTCCCGGGCACTATGCCGAGGCGATGCGCACCTTGGTCGCAGACGGTTTCACTGTCGTCATGACGGGGGCAGCCACGGAAAAGGCTCAGGTGGACGAGCTGGCACAAGCCATCGGCACAGGCGTCGTCAATCTGGCGGGACAGCTGAGTGTCTCCGAGCTGGCAGCACTGTTGGCCGAGGCGCCGCTGCTGGTGGCAAACAATACCGGACCGGTGCATATTGCCGCTGCCGTCGGTACGCCGGTGGTAGTCTTGTACGCTATGACCAATCCGCAGCATACGCCGTGGCAGGTGCCGCATAGTGTGCTGTACTTTCCGGTCGAACCGGAGCTGCGCAGTAAGAACCGCTTTTTACAGACGTTTCCTGGCGCCGGCGAGCCGGCCGCTTCGCCGGCGGCCATCGTCAAGGCCGTACACGGTCTGATTGATGCGCCAAGGGAGGCAAGCTCATGA
- a CDS encoding glycosyltransferase family 9 protein: protein MTTPSSFTPETVKKIAVLRANALGDFIFSIPALAALRRTFPGAEIVLLGKPWHTKFVPGRVQAVDRVVVTPRYKGLGEPEDYQPDEAELTQFFLAMQAEHFDIALQMHGGGGNSNPFVSRLGAGFTAGMRDTGAPALDATIAYVFHQNEIMRQLEVAAMVGASTSDIMPEVIVLPEDYAEARSVSRKHGLQARYLVLHPGATDPRRQWPPEHFAEVARHYMEQGYGVAVTAVAAEADLAERICAAAPGAINLTDTLSMGGLAALLSASAVVLSNDTGPLHLANAVGARTAGIYWVGNVITAGPPRVARHRPLVSFQIDCPVCGVPTAQPESKAERSCPHNDSIVAQVSPDYACRMIDQLLV, encoded by the coding sequence ATGACGACACCATCATCTTTCACGCCAGAAACAGTCAAGAAGATTGCCGTGTTACGTGCCAATGCCTTGGGCGATTTCATTTTCAGCATCCCGGCGCTGGCGGCCTTACGCCGGACTTTTCCGGGAGCCGAGATCGTTTTACTAGGCAAACCTTGGCACACGAAATTCGTCCCAGGGCGCGTGCAGGCGGTCGATCGGGTAGTGGTCACCCCACGCTACAAGGGCCTGGGCGAACCCGAAGACTACCAGCCGGATGAGGCGGAGCTGACGCAATTCTTCCTGGCTATGCAGGCCGAGCATTTTGATATCGCCCTGCAGATGCACGGCGGCGGTGGCAACTCAAATCCTTTCGTCAGCCGTCTTGGCGCCGGCTTTACGGCTGGTATGCGCGACACGGGCGCACCGGCGCTCGATGCCACCATCGCTTACGTCTTTCACCAGAACGAAATCATGCGGCAGCTGGAGGTGGCGGCTATGGTCGGAGCTTCCACTTCCGACATAATGCCGGAGGTCATCGTCCTGCCGGAGGACTATGCAGAAGCCCGGTCGGTAAGCAGGAAGCATGGGCTGCAGGCACGATATCTCGTCTTGCACCCGGGTGCTACTGATCCGCGCCGTCAGTGGCCGCCAGAACACTTTGCCGAAGTGGCCCGCCACTATATGGAGCAGGGTTATGGAGTGGCGGTAACGGCAGTGGCAGCCGAAGCTGACCTTGCCGAACGTATCTGTGCGGCCGCACCGGGTGCCATCAATCTGACGGATACGCTGAGTATGGGCGGCCTGGCTGCGCTGCTATCGGCTTCGGCCGTAGTACTCAGTAATGATACGGGGCCGCTTCACCTTGCCAACGCCGTCGGTGCGCGCACGGCCGGCATCTACTGGGTAGGCAACGTGATTACAGCCGGGCCGCCGCGGGTCGCCCGGCACCGGCCGCTGGTCAGCTTCCAGATAGATTGTCCGGTCTGTGGCGTGCCGACGGCCCAGCCAGAATCGAAGGCGGAGCGCAGTTGTCCGCATAACGACTCCATTGTCGCGCAGGTGTCGCCAGACTACGCCTGCCGGATGATTGACCAGCTACTGGTTTAG
- a CDS encoding glycosyltransferase family 9 protein, whose amino-acid sequence MADITHEPINKIAVFRALRLGDVLVAIPALRALRAAFPRAHIDYIGLPMTRELVQRYTSYIDGYIDFPGYPPLPQQEADPARVVEFLQRMQAGTYDLAIQMHGNGSSTNALVALFGARRTAGYAIPEGYWPNRQWFMAHPEGQPEILQHLALMEFLGIKNQGEKLEFPMSDEDQRRLKALFNPQSQPYACIHPGAFSNARWPAEQFSVVADRLAETGLTIVLTGSEQERGLTGQVAAGMKSDAIDLAGKTDLGTLAALLRHSRLLVSNDTGVAHMAVATDTPSVTIFTTADPAVWAALDQQRHPYLTLDWATPTTVLNKATELLKGAHHE is encoded by the coding sequence ATGGCCGATATTACCCACGAACCCATCAACAAGATCGCCGTCTTCCGCGCCCTGCGCCTGGGAGATGTGTTGGTGGCCATACCAGCGTTGAGAGCGCTCCGTGCCGCCTTTCCGAGGGCGCACATCGACTACATCGGCTTGCCGATGACTCGTGAACTTGTGCAGCGCTACACCAGCTACATAGACGGCTACATAGACTTTCCAGGCTATCCGCCGTTGCCCCAGCAAGAGGCCGACCCGGCCAGGGTGGTGGAGTTTTTGCAGCGGATGCAGGCCGGTACATACGACCTGGCGATACAGATGCACGGCAACGGCTCCAGTACGAATGCCCTGGTGGCGCTGTTTGGTGCCCGACGCACAGCCGGCTATGCCATACCGGAAGGCTACTGGCCCAACCGGCAGTGGTTCATGGCCCATCCCGAAGGCCAGCCCGAAATTCTACAGCATCTCGCGCTGATGGAGTTCCTCGGTATCAAGAACCAAGGCGAGAAGCTGGAATTTCCCATGAGCGACGAGGATCAGCGGCGGCTCAAGGCCTTATTCAATCCGCAGTCCCAGCCATATGCCTGCATCCATCCAGGAGCGTTCAGCAACGCCCGCTGGCCGGCAGAGCAGTTCTCCGTGGTGGCCGACCGGCTGGCAGAGACGGGACTCACCATCGTCCTGACCGGATCCGAACAAGAGCGCGGGCTGACGGGCCAGGTGGCCGCCGGCATGAAATCCGATGCCATAGACCTGGCCGGCAAGACAGACCTGGGTACGCTGGCGGCACTGCTGCGCCACAGCCGCCTGCTGGTCAGCAATGACACCGGCGTGGCACATATGGCCGTTGCCACCGATACGCCCAGTGTCACCATCTTCACGACGGCCGACCCGGCTGTCTGGGCCGCACTCGACCAGCAGCGCCATCCATATCTGACGCTCGATTGGGCCACGCCCACGACCGTATTGAACAAAGCGACCGAATTACTGAAAGGAGCCCATCATGAGTAA
- a CDS encoding glycosyltransferase family 4 protein yields MSNKLRVFTWHIHGSYLYYLTQADVEFYLPKGEGEGYGGRAGTFPWGENVHEIPIDEVKNHTFDIILFQHRKNYLNDQYEILSEAQRNLPKIYLEHDPPQEHPTDTKHFVDDPQVQLVHVTHFNQLMWDNNRTPSTVIEHGVMVPEDVTYTGEVAKGLVVVNNLGKRGRRLGLDVFETVRGQVPLELVGMGATDIGGSGEVQPHKIARYASHYRFFFNPIRYTSLGLAVCEAMMVGLPIVGLATTEMATVITNGKNGYIATDPQELIEKMQLLLDNPEHAKHLSRSARQYAQERFGIERFARNWEALFATVAK; encoded by the coding sequence ATGAGTAATAAGTTACGAGTCTTTACCTGGCATATCCACGGCAGTTACCTGTATTACCTGACACAGGCCGATGTTGAGTTCTACCTGCCGAAAGGTGAGGGCGAAGGATATGGCGGCCGGGCCGGCACCTTCCCGTGGGGCGAGAATGTCCATGAGATTCCAATTGACGAGGTCAAGAACCACACGTTCGACATCATCCTGTTTCAGCACCGAAAGAACTACCTAAACGATCAGTACGAAATACTCAGCGAAGCACAGCGCAACCTGCCAAAAATCTATCTGGAGCATGACCCGCCGCAGGAGCACCCCACTGATACGAAACATTTCGTGGACGACCCGCAGGTGCAGCTGGTCCATGTCACCCATTTCAACCAGCTGATGTGGGACAATAACCGCACGCCCAGCACCGTCATCGAACACGGCGTCATGGTGCCGGAAGACGTGACGTATACGGGCGAAGTCGCCAAAGGCCTGGTCGTCGTCAATAACCTTGGGAAGCGCGGCCGTCGTCTTGGGCTGGACGTTTTTGAGACGGTGCGCGGGCAAGTACCGCTCGAGCTAGTAGGCATGGGTGCTACCGACATCGGCGGCAGCGGGGAGGTGCAGCCGCACAAGATTGCCCGCTACGCGAGCCACTATCGCTTTTTCTTCAATCCCATCCGCTATACCAGCCTGGGCCTGGCCGTCTGTGAAGCCATGATGGTCGGCCTGCCTATCGTCGGACTGGCGACCACTGAGATGGCGACGGTCATCACGAATGGTAAGAACGGCTATATCGCCACCGATCCGCAGGAACTGATTGAAAAAATGCAGCTGCTGCTTGATAATCCAGAGCATGCCAAACACCTAAGCAGGAGTGCCCGCCAGTATGCTCAGGAGCGCTTCGGTATCGAACGCTTCGCCCGCAACTGGGAAGCGCTGTTCGCCACGGTTGCTAAATAG